From the Bacillus tuaregi genome, one window contains:
- a CDS encoding helix-turn-helix domain-containing protein: MQIQVSNGNNAELMPILLKRANYESGGDHISLLSLFVFAIQSKYKCYLVGISPSDNTVFKSKNDMDTICLDALNNGLQSTDVTIENFAQVKYALDKFFYDITVKGTLIYTYQKSYLISSSELGKSLDISRATIHRYKELGLESVDGVGHHSYPKHNEFYWKDGVWSSRIQALFQSFKIRNQSKEDLIVEIEHELNLYKKQYGGTFEEVFGNVTDPYQLDEPDDYFDWKELSGDLKKLYE; this comes from the coding sequence ATGCAAATACAAGTTTCTAATGGAAATAACGCTGAGTTAATGCCAATTTTACTTAAAAGGGCCAATTATGAATCCGGGGGAGATCATATAAGTTTATTATCATTATTCGTGTTTGCGATACAATCAAAATATAAATGTTACTTAGTTGGCATTTCCCCTAGTGATAATACCGTATTTAAGTCGAAAAATGATATGGACACTATTTGTTTAGATGCTCTAAATAACGGACTCCAATCAACTGATGTAACTATTGAGAATTTTGCTCAAGTAAAATATGCCTTAGACAAGTTTTTTTATGATATTACAGTTAAAGGAACGTTGATTTATACGTATCAAAAATCATATTTAATTTCGTCTTCAGAATTGGGGAAAAGCTTGGATATATCACGTGCGACAATTCATCGATATAAAGAATTAGGATTGGAATCAGTTGATGGTGTTGGTCATCATTCTTATCCTAAACATAATGAATTTTATTGGAAAGACGGGGTTTGGTCTTCGCGTATACAGGCTCTCTTCCAGAGTTTTAAAATTCGAAACCAGTCAAAAGAAGACTTGATTGTAGAAATTGAACATGAACTAAATCTATACAAAAAGCAATATGGTGGTACATTTGAAGAAGTATTTGGAAATGTGACAGATCCGTATCAGCTTGATGAACCTGATGATTACTTTGATTGGAAAGAATTATCGGGGGATTTAAAAAAGCTTTATGAATAG
- a CDS encoding toxin-antitoxin system TumE family protein, producing MNRQHQLNRINYITELIASNKQLFNTSFIPEIKARGISKVVAKLPLQSHVQYGDTILYINELLDEDGAIKEYRYGWEIANTPRRRLSKQARHIFAFDKQAHPEPPHQVDTDPFHHHHVPGDMSKRKSTNIQSLEDVLSILNDYIAANLEYNSNHSF from the coding sequence ATGAATAGACAACATCAACTGAATAGGATTAATTATATCACTGAGCTTATTGCATCTAACAAACAATTATTTAATACCTCTTTTATCCCGGAAATTAAAGCGCGAGGGATAAGTAAAGTTGTTGCTAAATTACCATTGCAATCTCATGTTCAATACGGGGACACTATTTTGTACATTAATGAACTGTTGGATGAAGATGGCGCGATTAAAGAGTATCGATATGGATGGGAAATAGCGAATACACCAAGAAGACGATTAAGTAAACAAGCGAGACATATTTTTGCATTTGACAAGCAAGCCCATCCGGAACCACCCCATCAGGTTGATACAGATCCTTTTCATCATCATCATGTTCCTGGGGACATGTCTAAAAGAAAATCAACTAATATTCAGAGTTTAGAGGATGTCTTATCTATTTTGAATGATTATATTGCAGCCAATCTTGAATATAATAGCAATCATTCCTTTTGA
- a CDS encoding helix-turn-helix domain-containing protein, with product MYKLNFETIKNYQSFSTIEEMDQAVRGFLYKFKSSLSDGAMKVLKYLWNYSVKVVGVSFSKYDTMAATIGLSRRTVIRAVKMLEELLFIKKIPTSRMNGKQGVNLFVIQPFAAIDSLLANVSPQDVTQPVTPNKAENKQSSLCENKKQNRIFENEVDVDNTVREMEFESSTVCDFAAAGENSPVEQKAELTPGEEQQQNGKSSAAVQSHVQLESVQWHQFDPSYLPSYVNKDFIKAAQPFFHAGDIHKIWSKVHLAYRKVKLEARLDEVMETIIADFKQTVFLYKTGKIHTTFEGYFYSVIYRTLWHLKVQENHQQWYENVMNRY from the coding sequence ATGTACAAACTAAACTTTGAAACTATCAAAAACTATCAATCTTTTTCTACAATCGAGGAAATGGATCAAGCTGTTCGTGGGTTTTTATATAAATTCAAGTCTTCTTTATCAGATGGAGCGATGAAGGTATTGAAATATTTATGGAACTACTCAGTAAAGGTAGTTGGAGTGTCATTCTCAAAATATGATACGATGGCTGCAACTATCGGGCTAAGCCGTAGGACTGTGATTCGTGCAGTGAAAATGTTAGAGGAGCTCCTTTTTATCAAAAAAATCCCAACCTCACGAATGAACGGAAAGCAAGGGGTGAACCTATTTGTCATCCAGCCTTTTGCTGCGATTGATTCTTTATTGGCTAACGTGTCACCCCAGGATGTCACCCAACCTGTCACTCCTAATAAAGCAGAGAATAAACAAAGCTCACTCTGTGAGAATAAAAAACAAAACCGTATTTTCGAAAACGAGGTTGATGTTGATAATACTGTTAGAGAAATGGAATTTGAATCAAGTACAGTTTGCGATTTTGCAGCAGCTGGTGAAAATAGTCCTGTTGAACAGAAGGCAGAATTGACTCCAGGTGAAGAGCAGCAACAAAATGGAAAATCAAGTGCAGCTGTTCAATCTCATGTTCAACTGGAATCGGTACAATGGCATCAATTTGATCCAAGTTATTTACCGTCGTATGTAAATAAAGACTTTATAAAAGCAGCACAGCCGTTTTTTCATGCTGGTGACATTCATAAAATCTGGTCAAAGGTTCATTTGGCATATAGAAAGGTGAAGCTAGAGGCACGTTTGGATGAGGTGATGGAAACCATTATTGCTGATTTTAAACAGACAGTTTTCTTGTATAAGACAGGGAAGATACATACTACATTTGAGGGGTATTTTTATAGTGTTATTTATCGAACACTGTGGCATTTGAAGGTGCAGGAAAATCACCAGCAGTGGTATGAGAATGTGATGAATCGTTATTAG
- a CDS encoding HNH endonuclease, with protein MSYKLQIGEMKVEYLTDKEIWGHFNYIFSAKSKNSTTYKFVLIKSLIENLYNVNDKLELQYDVLFYSFSKIYWNLVIHHRLNQINMIDKKSEVQRILLDVQSKHMIPDSFVFDKLSDELQIQIVHKVKKKCKLNVMGAIYGDTDGTIYDFDNKKEYLRFSPAFYSFMQRFQRVLKYLSNYHLALFLEKFNEQGDTSNLLLKVENVSKRASLDPFYQLLAAFYDGTCFYCGKTIKNKNQAHVDHFIPWSFVQSDQLWNLVIACSSCNLSKNDRLANTHYLDSLIDRNEIFLSSSELIIRVDMKVYNNKKLKELYTYSIDNGYTDIWSPRKRLER; from the coding sequence ATGAGTTATAAACTGCAAATAGGTGAAATGAAAGTAGAGTATCTTACTGATAAAGAAATTTGGGGTCATTTTAATTATATCTTTTCCGCTAAATCCAAAAACTCTACTACATATAAATTTGTTCTTATAAAATCACTAATTGAAAACCTTTACAATGTGAATGACAAGCTTGAGTTACAGTATGATGTCCTATTCTATAGCTTTTCGAAGATTTATTGGAATCTTGTCATTCATCATCGTTTAAATCAAATTAATATGATTGATAAAAAGTCGGAGGTTCAACGGATTTTATTAGATGTTCAATCAAAACATATGATCCCGGATTCCTTTGTATTTGATAAGCTTTCAGATGAACTGCAAATACAGATTGTTCATAAAGTTAAAAAGAAGTGTAAGTTGAATGTGATGGGAGCTATTTATGGTGATACAGACGGGACTATCTACGACTTTGATAACAAGAAAGAATATTTACGTTTTAGTCCTGCTTTTTATTCGTTCATGCAGCGGTTTCAACGAGTGTTGAAATATTTATCAAATTACCATTTAGCTTTATTTCTAGAAAAGTTTAATGAGCAAGGGGATACAAGCAATCTTTTATTAAAGGTAGAGAATGTCTCGAAACGTGCCTCTTTAGACCCTTTTTATCAATTATTGGCTGCTTTTTATGATGGAACATGCTTTTATTGTGGAAAGACGATTAAGAATAAGAATCAGGCGCATGTCGATCATTTTATTCCTTGGAGTTTCGTTCAATCAGATCAGCTATGGAACTTAGTGATTGCCTGTTCTTCTTGTAACCTTTCCAAAAATGATAGGTTGGCAAATACTCACTACTTGGATAGTTTAATTGACCGTAATGAGATATTTCTTTCTTCATCTGAACTTATCATTAGAGTGGATATGAAGGTTTATAATAATAAAAAACTGAAAGAGCTATATACCTATTCTATAGATAATGGTTATACAGATATTTGGTCACCAAGGAAACGATTAGAGAGATAG
- a CDS encoding HIT family protein, giving the protein MVLENDLALAFFDKYPVNKGHLLIIPKRHVEQYFDLSAEERSAIDRLLFEGKRMLDEQFAPDGYNIGMNCGEEAGQTIFHVHVHLIPRYKGDMEEPRGGVRGVIPDKQKY; this is encoded by the coding sequence GTGGTATTGGAAAATGATTTGGCACTAGCCTTTTTTGATAAATATCCAGTCAACAAAGGCCATCTTCTCATCATTCCTAAAAGGCATGTGGAACAATACTTTGACCTATCAGCTGAAGAGAGAAGTGCTATCGATCGATTGTTATTTGAGGGTAAAAGAATGCTGGATGAGCAATTTGCCCCTGATGGCTATAATATCGGCATGAACTGCGGGGAAGAGGCTGGGCAGACGATCTTTCATGTGCATGTTCATTTGATTCCAAGGTATAAAGGTGATATGGAGGAGCCGCGTGGGGGAGTGAGAGGGGTTATTCCAGACAAACAGAAATACTAG
- a CDS encoding helicase HerA domain-containing protein yields MNVLITLAARYNELSFNMQNEGKNSYSKNKSIVMSTSTEGKSLLDKLYQSSAWVTFIDPGVDLDFFQKSSQNLLVIHYNDQHTSSDRYDAITVTDKSDQYKKVISDYIGSKVKFTQGNIDLAIKSFNSINGEWLLNIIGSKGHLAREKISLVAAMKFVEGYFYHPNITWIPVSLEEILRVASAIKLTKSEGIFSAKNLNSSGKHSDDILMMGVEEIEDELVLYFYPVEVKIGRLQTTKAKIQIEKTTNLFKTFLIEEPGEDSFKKKFFRNFFAQILLANAKKLYANGLWSDEKYQKIHQLKPRLMNDAFRIGLHLENYIGQSAVLTFRKDYGFRSAQLENNSLKLTFIEEDAFAGLVMNMDQILEKMQKGYMDFVPEKMLFSLYKPKKSDLNVVWKPVKAETEGKYLMEPDHMKIAEEAAHYGEPSEPTHPESDQTVLVDNFGENETSPELEQESDEDAMKENPMEEELDSSEQTSNADASDLGKDNNEVDDTHANYPVTPLSDIRVPIGTIQGSNHMVHWEFGNPGLANRHLFITGRSGQGKTYFIQCLLWELSKNGISSMIIDYTDGFKKSQLEDDFKEKMGENLEQFIVLAKKFPVNPFKRNQKELDEDILIVEDDSDVAERMKNVISSIYTTLGPQQLNAIYQAVMKGMSIHDERMNLQILRELLEEDGSTPAKTALSQMNLLIDKNPFDYEKDFDWSFLEKEKGKVFVVQLTGFSPDVQKMITEFILWDLWYYKLQHGKKNLPFPVILDESQRLDFSGDSPSAKILVEGRKFGWSGWFATQFLKGGFSTDQVSRLQNAAMKVIFAPMENEVASIAANLTQDSGERKEWEMRLSNLKKGQCVIHAPILDRDGNLLSSKPYLVDIMALEGR; encoded by the coding sequence TTGAATGTCTTAATTACCCTAGCTGCCCGCTATAATGAGCTTTCCTTTAATATGCAAAATGAAGGAAAGAACTCCTATAGTAAAAACAAATCGATTGTCATGAGTACATCAACAGAAGGGAAAAGCTTGCTAGATAAGCTTTATCAATCATCTGCATGGGTTACCTTTATCGATCCGGGTGTGGATCTTGATTTCTTCCAAAAATCAAGTCAGAATCTTTTAGTCATCCATTACAATGATCAGCACACATCGTCTGATCGCTATGATGCCATTACAGTCACCGATAAATCTGATCAATATAAAAAGGTCATTTCCGATTACATAGGCAGCAAGGTGAAATTCACACAGGGAAATATTGATTTAGCCATAAAGTCATTTAACTCCATCAACGGAGAATGGCTATTAAACATTATTGGCAGCAAAGGACATCTCGCCCGAGAAAAAATTAGTCTTGTCGCAGCAATGAAATTTGTTGAAGGATATTTCTATCACCCGAATATCACATGGATACCTGTATCCTTAGAGGAAATTCTCCGTGTCGCATCGGCTATCAAGCTGACGAAAAGCGAAGGAATTTTCTCGGCAAAGAATCTAAACTCAAGCGGAAAGCATAGTGATGATATATTAATGATGGGTGTAGAGGAAATTGAGGATGAGCTCGTACTTTATTTTTATCCGGTAGAGGTGAAAATTGGACGGCTACAAACGACGAAGGCTAAAATACAAATCGAAAAAACAACCAATCTGTTTAAGACCTTTTTAATCGAAGAGCCTGGAGAAGATAGCTTCAAAAAGAAATTCTTCCGAAATTTCTTTGCACAAATTCTTCTAGCTAACGCAAAGAAGCTCTATGCAAACGGCCTGTGGTCGGATGAAAAATATCAAAAGATTCATCAATTAAAGCCAAGATTAATGAATGATGCTTTCCGAATTGGCCTGCATCTTGAAAATTATATCGGTCAAAGCGCGGTTCTTACCTTCCGAAAGGATTATGGATTTCGCTCAGCCCAGCTGGAAAACAACAGCTTGAAGCTTACCTTCATTGAAGAGGATGCTTTTGCTGGATTGGTCATGAATATGGACCAAATATTAGAGAAAATGCAAAAGGGCTATATGGATTTTGTTCCTGAGAAGATGTTATTTTCCTTATATAAACCGAAGAAATCAGATTTGAATGTTGTATGGAAACCTGTTAAAGCTGAGACTGAAGGAAAATATTTGATGGAACCTGACCACATGAAAATTGCGGAAGAAGCCGCTCATTATGGAGAGCCTTCTGAACCTACTCATCCAGAATCAGACCAAACAGTTTTAGTTGATAATTTTGGTGAAAACGAAACTTCCCCTGAATTAGAACAAGAATCTGATGAGGATGCTATGAAGGAAAATCCTATGGAAGAGGAGCTTGACTCATCCGAGCAAACGTCGAATGCTGATGCCTCGGATTTAGGTAAGGATAATAACGAAGTGGACGATACTCATGCAAATTACCCGGTTACACCTCTTTCAGATATTAGAGTTCCAATCGGTACCATCCAAGGATCGAATCATATGGTTCATTGGGAATTCGGCAACCCAGGCCTTGCAAACCGCCACTTGTTTATAACGGGACGTTCTGGGCAGGGTAAAACCTACTTCATTCAATGTCTACTTTGGGAGCTGTCTAAGAACGGGATTTCAAGCATGATTATCGATTATACGGATGGGTTCAAGAAATCTCAGCTTGAGGATGATTTCAAGGAGAAAATGGGAGAGAACCTGGAGCAATTTATCGTTTTAGCAAAGAAGTTTCCAGTGAATCCTTTTAAAAGGAACCAAAAGGAGCTGGATGAGGATATTTTGATTGTTGAGGATGACTCTGACGTAGCAGAACGAATGAAGAATGTCATCAGCTCTATCTACACAACACTAGGACCACAGCAATTAAATGCCATTTACCAAGCGGTTATGAAGGGAATGTCCATTCACGATGAGCGAATGAATTTGCAAATTCTTCGTGAGCTGCTAGAGGAGGATGGTTCCACTCCAGCCAAAACAGCCTTATCACAAATGAATTTACTAATTGATAAGAATCCATTTGATTATGAAAAGGATTTTGACTGGTCCTTTCTTGAAAAAGAAAAAGGAAAGGTCTTTGTCGTTCAATTGACAGGCTTTTCTCCAGATGTGCAGAAAATGATAACAGAGTTTATCCTATGGGATTTATGGTACTATAAACTGCAGCACGGGAAAAAGAATCTTCCCTTCCCAGTCATATTGGATGAATCACAACGCTTGGATTTCAGCGGAGACTCTCCAAGTGCAAAAATTCTAGTAGAAGGCAGGAAGTTTGGTTGGTCCGGTTGGTTTGCTACCCAATTCCTAAAGGGCGGCTTCTCCACCGATCAGGTCAGCCGACTACAAAACGCAGCAATGAAGGTTATCTTTGCACCAATGGAAAATGAAGTGGCCTCTATTGCAGCAAACCTTACACAGGATTCCGGAGAACGAAAGGAATGGGAAATGCGGTTATCGAATCTGAAGAAGGGACAATGTGTGATTCATGCACCTATTTTAGATAGAGATGGTAACCTTCTTTCGTCTAAGCCTTATTTGGTTGATATTATGGCCTTGGAAGGACGCTAA
- the dptG gene encoding DNA phosphorothioation-dependent restriction protein DptG: MSALEDIRKTLVSTKNGKRTLKHTINKKTCFLPFQTRNPERAKFKNGFTPVLGQFFRNVENAGSDFELNEKSIIQEISNTVGMDEEDRPYFERILESYLFEANSIRIFHPSMYKYIPLSESKESHGEEEIAHYLYDALLERESQELEDIVKLKEKEHVLSRLIQQHMPQLDQTEKKRKYIPTLPFIREIFLEDIHTLLSNKDFFMNHINLFLAYYYFYSSSQFTLKINQFEKMDPASPTPIYYNLDWEASNRSRMAVKTGFKVIMDNARRLLSHVNTLEHLNYLLKTENLNYMELQEQFEALTEAERADRLNDMYAWTCEYSEIVLGNQHEVNRKQDFMESCRQLHNQLSKGLSLETKYRYALAINEIGKTYFLKTRGSLGNILNVTQDFLILLTAVSVKHEKISLKQLFIEFEKRGVYFDRYSKEAIVELFNKLNLIEKKSDSGDAQYVKPIL; the protein is encoded by the coding sequence TTGAGTGCTTTAGAGGATATTAGAAAAACATTAGTTAGTACAAAAAATGGAAAGCGGACCTTAAAGCATACCATTAATAAAAAGACCTGCTTTCTCCCTTTCCAAACAAGAAATCCAGAAAGAGCCAAATTTAAAAATGGTTTCACCCCGGTATTGGGGCAGTTTTTCCGAAATGTAGAAAATGCAGGCTCCGATTTTGAATTAAATGAGAAAAGCATTATCCAAGAAATTTCAAATACGGTTGGGATGGACGAGGAAGACCGACCTTATTTCGAACGGATTCTTGAATCCTATCTCTTTGAGGCGAACTCTATACGAATCTTTCATCCAAGTATGTATAAATACATTCCTTTGTCGGAATCAAAGGAATCTCACGGCGAGGAAGAAATCGCTCACTATCTTTATGATGCGCTATTAGAAAGAGAGTCACAAGAATTAGAGGATATCGTAAAGCTGAAGGAAAAAGAGCATGTGCTGTCCCGTCTCATCCAGCAACATATGCCTCAGCTTGATCAAACGGAAAAAAAGAGAAAATATATCCCTACCCTTCCGTTTATAAGAGAAATATTCTTAGAAGATATCCATACGCTTTTATCAAACAAGGATTTTTTCATGAATCATATTAACCTTTTTCTCGCCTATTATTATTTTTATTCATCGTCACAATTTACGTTGAAAATCAATCAATTTGAGAAAATGGATCCAGCCTCTCCAACTCCAATCTATTACAACTTAGATTGGGAGGCATCAAACCGAAGCCGGATGGCTGTCAAGACAGGCTTTAAAGTCATCATGGATAACGCTCGTAGACTATTAAGCCACGTCAATACACTTGAGCATTTAAATTATTTATTGAAAACGGAAAACCTGAATTATATGGAGCTACAGGAACAGTTCGAGGCATTGACAGAGGCGGAGCGAGCAGATCGATTGAACGATATGTATGCCTGGACCTGTGAATATTCGGAGATTGTTCTAGGAAACCAACATGAGGTAAATAGGAAACAGGACTTCATGGAAAGCTGTAGACAGCTACATAATCAACTCTCAAAAGGGTTGTCATTAGAAACAAAGTATCGTTATGCATTAGCAATAAATGAAATTGGAAAAACTTATTTCTTAAAAACACGTGGATCTCTTGGCAATATCCTGAATGTCACACAGGACTTTCTCATTCTTTTGACCGCGGTTTCCGTAAAGCATGAGAAAATATCATTAAAGCAATTATTTATCGAATTCGAAAAACGAGGGGTTTACTTTGACCGATATTCAAAGGAAGCCATCGTAGAATTATTTAACAAGCTCAATTTAATTGAGAAAAAAAGTGATAGTGGTGATGCGCAATATGTTAAACCAATTTTATAA
- the dptF gene encoding DNA phosphorothioation-dependent restriction protein DptF, whose translation MGKQEYAFAFIREQNQEWAQLAKDFEKLLFTDMEAALMKARKLTEHIIEDVYQKEEIDYPTFAKHAERLMIVKNAGVFEEDLFKAFDRIRRLGNTAVHDKQKIPFSDGLKVHFNLYTILKWYTESYLSFDIKVPEYQDPKPVDLEEMMDDKMKKLLHDYLPNYLKEIGQVQDGNSLEVEKNETPAENELPVLHDSRLLYQLNQLRESAKGAVEGPNGLSDFKQYLHVKRPIEEKLEAYVRECAKASTSRLIFLCGSVGDGKSHLLARLSTTMPEIMDTFTIHNDATESFDPRKNSLDTLALVLDSFSDDKIDTSNEKLILAINLGVLNNFIESPYAEEKYQRLKDYILEANVFDSNAITNPPEDNHFILLNFGDYRTFELSAEGPISSYLSELFQRITIPIDENPFYQAYLMDKKELATNPLLVNFEMFTSESVQKQIIQLIIKTIMKDKVIVSSRALLNFIYDILVPTSVEEIRTSDFIDMLPSLLPNLLFEGVEKSHLLRMIANHDPIHRRIKELDEKLISLNNSGSYYTFFRDVIYDPDAQGWMNLLEPIEEVALLDKDTKRELSELFIRSTYLYESHLQLAFKDLVYANYMKFLYAYNTDRKPMLQNLYFDIEKAIYLWRGSPKNNYLYIDPEGSTIRIAEPLEIKKAPITIKNEKIDVVERFTPTIFLGFRCDPYPEVHKVEIDLQLYEMVIRVKNGYRLNKKDREDSIQFIDYIEKLLPFGKQQEEILIKDIEHRLSFRLLYDSEFESYSFYREQ comes from the coding sequence ATGGGAAAGCAGGAATATGCTTTTGCCTTTATTCGCGAACAAAATCAAGAGTGGGCACAGCTTGCAAAGGATTTTGAAAAACTTTTGTTCACGGATATGGAAGCTGCTTTAATGAAGGCAAGAAAATTAACTGAGCATATAATTGAAGATGTCTATCAAAAAGAAGAAATAGATTACCCGACTTTTGCCAAGCATGCGGAAAGATTAATGATAGTAAAGAATGCCGGAGTCTTTGAAGAGGACTTGTTTAAAGCATTTGACAGAATTCGGAGATTAGGAAACACTGCTGTCCACGATAAACAAAAGATTCCCTTCTCTGATGGGTTAAAGGTACATTTTAATTTATATACCATCCTAAAATGGTATACAGAGTCCTATTTAAGCTTTGATATTAAGGTACCTGAATACCAAGATCCAAAGCCGGTGGACTTGGAAGAAATGATGGACGATAAAATGAAGAAGCTGCTGCATGACTACTTGCCAAATTACTTAAAGGAAATCGGTCAAGTACAGGATGGAAATTCACTAGAAGTCGAAAAAAACGAAACACCAGCTGAAAATGAGCTTCCAGTTCTGCATGACTCAAGACTTCTCTATCAGCTTAATCAGTTGAGAGAATCTGCAAAGGGTGCAGTTGAAGGTCCTAACGGATTAAGTGATTTTAAACAATATTTACATGTGAAGCGACCAATTGAAGAGAAATTAGAAGCATATGTACGCGAATGTGCGAAAGCCTCTACTAGTCGACTAATTTTTCTTTGCGGAAGTGTCGGAGATGGGAAATCTCATCTTCTAGCCCGTCTGTCCACAACAATGCCTGAGATAATGGATACATTCACTATACATAATGATGCAACAGAAAGCTTTGACCCAAGAAAAAATTCCTTAGATACTCTGGCATTGGTTTTAGATAGCTTTTCAGACGACAAGATTGATACAAGCAACGAAAAGCTCATACTGGCGATTAACCTTGGTGTGCTAAATAACTTTATTGAGTCCCCGTATGCAGAGGAAAAATATCAAAGGCTGAAGGACTATATATTAGAGGCAAATGTATTTGATTCAAATGCCATAACGAATCCACCAGAGGATAATCATTTTATTCTCCTTAACTTTGGTGATTATCGAACCTTCGAGCTGAGTGCAGAAGGACCCATTTCTTCGTATCTATCTGAATTATTTCAGCGAATCACGATTCCAATAGATGAGAATCCTTTTTATCAGGCATATTTGATGGATAAAAAGGAATTAGCCACTAATCCACTTTTGGTGAATTTCGAAATGTTCACGTCAGAATCTGTTCAAAAGCAAATCATTCAGCTTATTATTAAAACCATTATGAAAGACAAGGTCATTGTTTCTTCACGTGCATTATTGAATTTTATCTATGACATCCTTGTCCCAACCTCCGTAGAGGAAATTCGAACATCCGACTTTATTGATATGTTGCCAAGCCTATTGCCTAACCTATTGTTCGAGGGCGTTGAAAAATCTCATCTTTTAAGAATGATTGCCAACCATGATCCCATTCATCGTCGAATAAAGGAGTTAGATGAAAAGTTAATCAGCCTGAATAATTCAGGAAGCTATTACACCTTTTTCAGAGATGTGATATACGATCCGGATGCCCAGGGATGGATGAACCTATTAGAGCCTATTGAGGAAGTAGCACTGCTAGATAAGGATACAAAAAGGGAGCTAAGCGAATTATTTATTCGATCAACCTATTTATACGAATCCCATCTACAGCTTGCATTTAAGGATCTTGTCTATGCGAATTATATGAAGTTTTTGTATGCCTATAATACAGATAGAAAGCCAATGCTACAAAACTTGTATTTTGATATTGAAAAAGCCATCTACCTTTGGAGGGGCAGTCCAAAGAATAACTACTTATATATTGACCCAGAAGGCAGCACCATTCGAATTGCGGAACCACTAGAAATAAAAAAGGCACCGATTACAATAAAAAATGAAAAAATTGATGTGGTCGAACGATTTACTCCTACTATCTTTCTTGGCTTTAGATGTGACCCTTATCCAGAGGTTCATAAGGTTGAAATTGATTTACAGCTGTACGAAATGGTTATTAGGGTAAAAAATGGTTATCGTTTAAATAAAAAGGATCGCGAGGATTCGATTCAATTCATCGATTATATCGAGAAGCTATTACCATTCGGAAAGCAGCAGGAGGAAATTCTCATTAAGGATATTGAGCATCGCCTGTCTTTCCGTTTACTTTACGATTCAGAATTTGAATCCTATTCATTTTACAGGGAGCAGTGA
- a CDS encoding HRDC domain-containing protein, translating into MSLFDKAFYHVFNGKRTITGPIFKKDFEKENKHLRELTALLHTVVSNKRKYIERDIALLKYGLEGEKNLYYELKNSFIPMLCLHDIRLEYKDYVAQFDFILITNKFIYVLESKKLSGDIEINADGDFIRIIKNSNGKVVKKEGMYSPISQNERHVNILREILINEGVIKTLPIKSAVVIANPTTIVNKQKAPIHVQGNIYKYDQVNTLLKNELSDPKNEKDMFEKYMYQIADFLVDHHKTITYDYKAKYSLSNEDLHSGNTTEQVQTDLSLYNALKEYRLQKAREEKIKAYMVFTNEMLDLLTQIRPVTKKELLSIKGFGNKKVEQYGEEILSIINQ; encoded by the coding sequence GTGAGCTTATTTGATAAAGCTTTTTATCATGTATTTAATGGGAAAAGAACCATTACAGGTCCAATTTTTAAGAAGGATTTTGAAAAGGAAAATAAGCACTTAAGAGAATTAACGGCGCTATTACATACAGTAGTATCGAATAAAAGGAAATATATTGAGAGAGATATTGCGTTATTAAAGTACGGTTTAGAAGGAGAAAAAAATCTCTATTATGAATTAAAGAACTCATTTATTCCTATGTTATGTTTGCATGATATTCGGCTTGAATATAAGGATTACGTGGCGCAATTTGATTTTATTCTAATCACAAACAAGTTCATTTACGTTTTAGAATCGAAAAAGCTTAGTGGGGATATTGAAATTAATGCAGATGGGGATTTTATTAGAATTATCAAAAATAGCAATGGTAAGGTTGTGAAAAAAGAAGGGATGTACAGCCCCATATCCCAAAATGAACGGCATGTTAATATTCTACGAGAAATTCTCATTAATGAAGGAGTTATTAAAACACTGCCGATTAAATCTGCTGTAGTCATAGCTAATCCCACAACAATTGTTAATAAACAAAAGGCCCCGATACATGTACAGGGCAATATTTATAAATATGATCAAGTTAACACCTTATTAAAGAATGAATTAAGCGATCCTAAAAATGAAAAGGATATGTTTGAAAAATATATGTACCAGATTGCAGATTTTCTTGTGGATCATCATAAGACGATAACCTATGACTACAAAGCAAAATATTCTTTATCCAATGAAGATCTTCATAGTGGTAATACTACTGAACAGGTTCAAACTGATTTAAGTTTATATAATGCTTTAAAGGAATATAGATTACAAAAAGCTAGAGAAGAAAAGATAAAAGCCTATATGGTATTTACAAATGAAATGTTGGATTTATTGACACAAATAAGACCAGTAACAAAAAAAGAACTTCTTAGTATAAAAGGGTTTGGAAATAAAAAAGTGGAACAATACGGTGAGGAGATTCTTAGCATTATTAATCAATAA